In the Hermetia illucens chromosome 1, iHerIll2.2.curated.20191125, whole genome shotgun sequence genome, ttgttgtgaggagttgccagatctcccattaggcgcgaccccaggtggcggatagggacatacctattgatgtgtaaatatgtgttcatgctcttttcttttctgactgtgtatgggctagtgtttgttcATTTCTgctgcgtggaccaaaatggctatgggaaggatacccagaacataaaaccaccatggaagacgagagaaggagtaaacttacggtgcaggggctcggaaccccagtaccggcggcttttgggagtgagcaagcgggctcccggtcgtcgatatccctcgaccgcagtgcctcggtggtggacaacttggccaccttggcatataatgttacaagtgatttggttctggagaaggaagtgttcaagcgaagtacgaccttaccgagaacaccagtagcaagaacaaccaaggatgaactgaagatggatcgttggacgacaaaaactgtaacaacacccacagcatatgttcaagatgcgcgacagcaagaggtgctccaggaacaagataaggatccattcaaaagaagctcatcaactttgagatctccaccaatgctaaaggcgatgaaggaaaaagtacaggcaaaatcaataactggcaaaagtaAAACCGCGTATAAAtaaaccctgtcggggcttataacgagcggagtcccgatccggaggaattaccatttatccagcttggggcgaaaacagttgagctgtccgagttcatcagggacaagcacaacgtgcaccaagccataaagaatatggtgagggccattagagtcctctataatagatcgcagatggaggaaaagaatactaaggatacgccgagccccgctgcaccaacagtgtcacaagcgacccaagtgacacctaaccgtactaccatcgaaacatggcgaaataaacgagtacgggaaaaagagggggatccttcaaataatcagcaggcacctaagagaaaaaaaggcggacaggaaactctgtaaaccagcactaatagctctgaaggaggaaagcgtacagcgaatgtagaaaaatcgaccagcgttgcgaagcccaagacgaacggaaacgatggatggaccaaggttacgagcaaaaaagcgaaaggaaaagcaaaattgcgaacccgtccagatgcgattgttatctccagtaagggaaatctgtcctacgcggagatactcagaaaggtcaaagcggatcccgacctaaaagatctgagcggaaatgtgaatcgaatccgaagaacccagaaaggggatctcatgttctagctgaaaagatccagcgtgggcaagactgatgactttcgcattcgggtgaaggactcacttggggagaatgccgcagtgcgtgcccaaaaacatgagatctacatacaatgtaaggatccgatcgatgcagaaggtgtggggagaagggccatattgccagggagtgcaatagggaccccaaatgcctattgtgcgaggtgaaagaggggcaagataaccggcatattgccggaagtagtaaatgtcctgaatttaggaaggcgcccactgcaataagaaaatgaggtttattcaaataaacctcaatcattgcagggtcgctcaggatttacttgagcagaccacgttcgaatcagagatgaaaatcgccatcataagtgagccgtacagaagccgtcacggtggcgtatgggtcacagattcgactgatggagcggcgatatgggcttgcggtcgacaggccatacaaagtactgcaagtcaggcagccagtggctttgtgtgggcgaaaataagtggtgtatatgtatacagctactatgccccaccaagtttgacactgtctgaattcgagcaaatgcttgataatcttgttctcaacgcaaggggacgaagtccaaaggtgattgctggtgatttcaatgcttgggccctagagtggggtagcagacaatcaaatgctagggggcgcagtttaatagaagctttcgcgcagatggacatggttttggctaacgaaggtgctgtaaacaccttccagaaaggggggtcaggctcagttgtagacctgacctttgtcagcccttcgctggcgcgtggtatgtcctggtgcgtcagcgaacgctacacccacagcgatcaccaggcagttttctttgagacatgtgtcgaacctcagggcaaagagctatcatgcctgaaaccgaaaaagatttcaggctagtctgcaaaatctttggatgagcagagctttttagaggtgtggttagatcaacctgatatagcaggcgcctctacggaaagagctgtccatctggctcaatgcatcgccaaagcatgtgacgcgtccatgcctaggaggtgcgcattcccccgtagaagaccaaactattggtggaatgatgaactgaccggccttcgatcagcctgccaccgagccagaagagcggctcagagggcggtaggtagagtcgatcaagggcagaaagagtgcgcctacaaggcagcccgcaaaaccctcaagctcgccatccagcgaagcaagaggaaatgctttagggagctctgctcagaagcggacgtaaatccgtggggaagagcttatggaatcgtgatgggacgatttagaggccgttcgtctccgcagatcacgtgccccatccTCTTATTgcaaatcatccaggggttattcccccagcaagaggagaacaccgacacattccaaccacctctgaatgtgacggcgatcccgccagtcaccagagacgagctcctggagatctgcggcaggataggagacaataaagcgccgggtctggacggggagtaccgaataaggcctttaagcttgccgtgaaatcccggccggacatgttcgctgagttgttcgaagcgtgcatgtccgagggaatatttccagcggtatggaagcggcagaagttggtgcttctgcctaagcctggtaaacctccaggtggaccatcctcataccggcccatatgtcttttggacacggtggggaaaatgctagagcgggtaatcaataatagattactctcggtagttgagagccacggcggcctttcagatcggcagtatgggttccgtaaagccagatcaaccattgatgccatcaaattggttactggcttggccgaagatgcaatccacggaaagggtagtaccagcaaatattgcgtggtagtaaccctggacgtgaaaaatgcattcaattcggccaattggaatctaatccggaaatccctagcgaaggttggtattcccgcctatctcgccgcaattgtcgatagttatttaactgaaaggaggctctggtacgacactgatgacggaccgcaggagtacgtcgtttccgcgggtgtcccgcagggctccgtattgggcccactactgtggaacatcatgtacaacgatgtacttaatcttccccttccggaggaagctatagtggtgggttacgctgacgacattgcactggttgttgtcgcaaagcatctcgaagatgctgagttatacgcaagcgaggcaatcagtgctgtcaaatgctggttagagagctctggtctgacacttgcgaaggaaaaaacggaagcggtcctcatcacgaagcgccggaagagaaattacgcctgtgttagagtcgggaatcatatcatcacttccaagccggccatcaaatacttgggggtggtgatagacaggaagctcagctataagcaacacgtacagtatgtttgtgataaatcatccaaagctagtatggccctggcgaggatgatgccgaacgtgggagggccacggcatacctctaggttgcttatagccagggtagtgacctcaatcatgatctatgcgaccccagtttggagcgaggcgttgcggatgtcagttaactctatcaaactgaatgcagtctacaggaggacagctagCATACCCTCaagctctgccttcaggactgtctcagatgatgcagcattcgtcatctctggaatgatgccgattgacatcttggcagatgagatggtgaatatataccatgcgaagccaatctctcccttattgcagacgaagaaggctgagagggagagacccataaatagatggcaagagcggtgggaacgctcgggaaagagtcggtggactcacaggctcattcctgccatcaaggagtggtttgagagacgacacggtgagattaattataatctcacccagcttctcacgggacatggaggatatctccaatacctgcacaggtttaaattggagacctcacccgagtgtccaaattgcgatggagtcccagaggacccggagcatgtattcttccactgtccgagatttgtggaagaaaggaggaacctagaggagactctaggagaggtgctggtaccagaaaatctggtgccgaaaatgctagcacatcaagagaattgggatgcggtcaactccatgatcgcatcaattcaagataaattgcgaaagacagaggaaagcagaaaaacgcggtcacgtgcgccgcgtatagaagaaaggtgactaagctagagtgagctgacttcgccccgtgatgtaataccttatggtggttccgcggggcagggagggagtcgggggtggttttagtgggtaaaaatcccacacgctggtgtgtccagaccagtgtcttttgaagatttccacctcctcaaaaaaaaaaaaaaaaggttaaagacgcatgatagggcatgcgcttgtcgtagaccattgttgatgtcgaaaggtctagtgatcctgctgcttttatctggcctcgcacattggtcagggtcagcctagtcagtcttattaatttcgtcgggatactgaattctctcttggccgtgtacacttttaccctggctatgctatcataggcggctttagagttgatgaatagatggtgcaactgttgtccatattccaacagtttttccatcgcttgccgcacagagaaaatccgatctgttgctgatttgcctggagtgaagcctctttggcatgggccaatgatattctgggcgtatggggctatccggcctagcaagatagaggagaatatcttatagatggtactcagcagcatgatacctctataattgctgcactgtgtgatatctccctttttatgtatgagacagataaatgGAACATAAACGAGGTTATTTGGTACTCTTTTGGTATGTCCTGTAAACTGTTTTATGGCCCGCAAAGTTTTCTGGCTTCTATTCCGGGCAAGCTGTCTAGGTGTTAGAGGCTCACCATATTCGCAAGAACCACTGGTATACTAGCTTTATAACTATTTTCAGTTCGAAGTTAAGCATTCCTTAAGAGGAGTCAGTGCTTTCTATAGGGCATTAATTTATGCCCACTTTTCCGCACTGGATAGTTATGGTTGAAAGgggtggataataatgtattttTGCTTGTGTTTATCTTGAACGATTTGAATTCAGTCCAGTCATAATCCTAGCtgcaatttgaaaaataaacttttcaAAACCTATATTCATTACACTTCATATCGATTTACTGCCTGTCGGATATTCCTGAGAGTAAGGACTTCTAAATTCAATTGTGCAAACTAACTAGAATGTCGTTCTTAACTATGAGGCTGTTCATATATTGCACAAATATAGTCCGATTTCAGGTAGTGTTAATTGAATCAAAACCATTGGTAGATCCCGAATCATCCTTTTGTGAAGTATGCAGGCAGGGTTTTGTAATCATTGTTCTAAAAAGTCaccaattttttcttcaaaataaatatattcatatttttatttttaatgcatTATACATATCTTAGCCtatgttttcttatttttatggcAGAGTGTGAAGCAGTCGTTCCCGTGATAATCCGTTAGTATCGTATAGATATGGTTCTATTTAAACGGTTCCAGGGGCTGGATGAACGTTGATTGAAGCTGCAGAGTGAGCATGACCAGCCAATGGAGCAACATGTACAGCACCACGAGTTTTAGCAACATAGCTTCCTTCATGACCCCAGGCACCACTTACGGCTGGAACGACGGCTGCGTGAGCAGTAACAACAGCTGGTGCAGCCCATGCACCATGACCAGCCCAGGCTCCATTTCCACCCCAGGCACTGCGATCACCCCACACTCCTTCATGCCATTGACCATCATTCAAAGCGCCATGACCGGCCCAACTGCCATCATTCCATGATGAGCTCAATGCTCGTCCGTCCCAAGCTCCACCAACACCCCATGCTGGAGCATAAGCAGAATGTCCCCATGGTCCCCAGGCCACGGTAGATGCTTCAATTCCTAAGGCGAGAGCCAAAACAACGATGGTTACTGCGAACTGAAAAGTAAAAGAATATTAATATCTATATATTTTTAAGGGTTGAAAGACGGTTAAATAGTAAAAGGGCATAATTGAAACTAATGATAGTGGAATGCCTCCAAATTTGAAAGTTAAACAACACTTTGAAATTTTGGTGAAGTAACAAATTGAAAGTTAATTGAAACTCACTTTCATGTTGGTTGTTTGATTGTTGAATAAGATTTGATAATTTTGGTTAAGATTGTGGTCGCTTTTATATACCTACAAAATGTGTAGAATATTCGCACCACCTTCGCAAAATTCATTATAACAACAAATACCATATAaaaagtttataaaaaaatcaagCTTAGAATTGAGACTAACACTTTTTCGATGGTGAAAGCTATTTTCTTTGGGAAATACTTAAGGCAGTGAAGAGTTAGTAAGACCAGTTCATGGTAAACGTGCAAATCACATTCTTTAAGTATCGAAAAAACAGTAAAGATTGAACTGTAAGACTTCTTAGTATAAATCTAAACATGTATCTACATAGGAAATGATTTTTGGTCGCTTGGCAGTGACTTGTTCAGTCAAAGTAATGCGGAATTTTTACATCAAAAACTAAAACAAGTTTATGTTGCAAAAATATTATCTGATATCTTCAATCATGATTCTAAGGAAGCAGAGTAATAAATATGCAACAAACGTGTTATCAATTCGGGTGACTTTATgaatttggtatttttttttaccaaacggAAGGCATATCCGCTAGAATGTTCCATTTTGTAGATTAATTTCTGAATTGTAGTCCTAAGTAAAACTTTATTGGTATTATCACTATAAACGTATAGTATGAATCTAATAAAGTGTTGTATCACGTAGAATTTCAATTACATGtaataaagcaaaaataaacaactcgaagaactcCCTCGGAGGTAGAATTTGTGGTACAAAGAGTTTACTAGTATCCATACTCAGTTGGCACATATGTGGGATAAACCGGGTTGTTACTCGGTCGGAGGAATTCCTACTcgtcctcactgcggggattacctactttgTCTCTAAAGCAGATGGGTTACCGAGTTGGGTCAAAGAGTTGGAAAGAAGAACTCATTATCCATCGGGTAATTGTAGCACAGACAAGCAGGGaccaaaaaaatttctttaGTTCCTTATTAGTTAACGGCCAGCATCTGAAGAGATTGTgaaaactcggaaataataaaatgaagatGAGTTACACGACGTCCTGAAAGAACTATTGTCCTTGCGGTTATATTTATATGGTTGCCAAGAGGTacttggtgggatatagcggtcaaccacacctacggcTATCATGTGCGATTACCTGGAATGCACTTCAGCTTCCCCACGACTTCCTGGGATGCCTCTACTTCTTCGCTACTATTCTTCCAGGTGTCTTTGAGGCGAACTACCcgtcggccattttgggagagtggattccttaATAtgtcacctatccactgccattttcgccttccgatcacaacgCATACGGGTCTATGACGCCAacgtacttcgatgatacgacgcagccaGGTGTTAACGAAGGTCTGGAGCTTTACAGTAATGGCGAGGATCACTTTCCACGTGCTACTCCCATACAGTAACACAGAAAGTTACACAGAACACTCTCAACTAGACCGCGGTGTTGAAATCAATGCAATTCTTGATATTGGACAGGACAGGAAAAACGGgtctagcgctattaatgcgtcaGGTAATATCtagtttggtgccaccgtcagcagaaatCATGCTTTCTAGATATAGAAATTGATTAACGCCTTCGAGGCTTTGGCAATTAATGCaggtagggagagtgcgatgactcgtCTGACTGAAAGCTTTATTCGACCAAAGTATATGAGCtgctgagagagcaaacagatgtcatcagcgtagtcaagctGCTTGAGGAAGAATTTCAAGACAGCGTTAAGAACGACACTGACACCTAgaacaaataatatcggtgacaagatgcatctCTAGCGGACTTcgcttggacctcaaaatcctctgagatctTACCTCGTTGTAGCATATGCCATTCTGCCCCGTTATGAGTCGCTCTTTGCAACGATGAAGcttgcaacggaacggaagaatgccgcaaacCGAGTAATGTCACATACTCAATGGACGCGCGGAGAATTATtaggaactccgtcgagcggagaagcgacttcacagacggaaaaaggaagcctgggagaaccaacaggtctgtgaacttgaaaagtacatggAGCACCGCAGAGGCTCGTCTTTGGAATGTGACGACCTGAATCTGATTTCCTACggtatggacatattggagcgattggttgagtattttgattaaCTGCTCAATAACCACGACGAGTTAGTGGCccgcaactgaagacgaagaaTGAATGTTATcgccaccaagcatggaagaaacatcggcttaaaaatcgtaagccTCCAGGAGTCGTTGGAAAAATCAGTTGTCAGGGTCGATGGAACTACAgcccaattggttaaatatggaggcgacgaaCTGCATCAGGCGGTTCATCCACTGATTCTCAAAGTACGGGACAGccgatcaatgcctgacaattggcaacgaggtattgtCACTcctaatatttgatattgatattataatattctgagtaccatctataagatattctgcgctATCCTGCTAGGACTGATAGCTCCATACACCTAGAACAACATTGGTCCATTTCAAAgaggcttcgttccaggcaaatcagaaacataatgaaaaactattggaatatggccgtcagttccaccatcttttcatcgacttcaaaccaGGGTAAAATTGAAAACGGCCATGGGGGTATCcccaccaaattgataagactgatgaGGCTAATTCTGGCTAATggccggataaaagcagcatgattactctcgagaccattcagcatcaacaacaggccctatcatgcatcatcATCTTTAACCGGGCCCTGAAaaaatgcgaggggcaccattctcttcaggTCTTCTCTACTGGTCTGTGTTGGCGGCTAGTCTGACCACAACCTCAATGGTTAGAATAGCCCACGATACCTACCTTCATCGAGATCGAACATGCGGTGTGAGGTTTTGGGTTTCTTCATGGCGGCAACATCCGCACCAAAAACAAAGGGACAACATTAAATGGATCAGTAAaagaagaacaataaagatcctatctagggccgaaaatcacaactgacaaTAGCTACGACGAAGAAATCAGCGCACAATTGTTggcggccaacagagcctatttcggcttacagaaattgtttttctctaaacgtttcaccatagggtcaaaagtcttactgtacaagaccagaCATGTTActcgtcctcatgtattcctgggagccCT is a window encoding:
- the LOC119648119 gene encoding adult cuticle protein 1-like is translated as MKFAVTIVVLALALGIEASTVAWGPWGHSAYAPAWGVGGAWDGRALSSSWNDGSWAGHGALNDGQWHEGVWGDRSAWGGNGAWAGHGAWAAPAVVTAHAAVVPAVSGAWGHEGSYVAKTRGAVHVAPLAGHAHSAASINVHPAPGTV